A single region of the Rattus rattus isolate New Zealand chromosome 8, Rrattus_CSIRO_v1, whole genome shotgun sequence genome encodes:
- the Plppr2 gene encoding phospholipid phosphatase-related protein type 2 isoform X3: MAGGRPHLKRSFSIIPCFVFVESVLLGIVILLAYRLEFTDTFPVHTQGFFCYDSAYAKPYPGPEAASRAPPALIYALVTAGPTLTILLGELARAFFPAPPSASPVSGESTIVSGACCRFSPPLRRLVRFLGVYSFGLFTTTIFANAGQVVTGNPTPHFLSVCRPNYTALGCPPPSPDRPGPDRFVTDQSACAGSPSLVAAARRAFPCKDAALCAYAVTYTAMYVTLVFRVKGSRLVKPSLCLALLCPAFLVGVVRVAEYRNHWSDVLAGFLTGAAIATFLVTCVVHNFQSRPLSGRRLSPWEDLSQAPTMDSPLEKNPRPAGRIRHRHGSPHPSRRTVPAVAT, encoded by the exons ATGGCTGGAGGGAGACCTCACCTGAAGCGGAGTTTCTCCATCATCCCCTGCTTCGTCTTCGTGGAG TCTGTGTTGCTGGGCATCGTCATCCTTCTTGCGTACCGCCTGGAGTTCACGGACACCTTCCCCGTGCACACGCAGGGCTTCTTCTGCTACGACAGCGCTTATGCCAAGCCGTACCCTGGGCCCGAGGCTGCCAGCCGAGCACCCCCCGCCCTCATCTATGCCCTGGTCACTGCTGGGCCCACCCTCACG ATCCTTCTGGGGGAACTGGCCCGTGCCTTCTTCCCTGCGCCACCCTCCGCCAGTCCTGTCAGTGGGGAGAGCACCATTGTGTCCGGGGCCTGCTGCCGCTTCAGTCCCCCACTGCGGAGGCTGGTCCGTTTCCTGG GGGTGTACTCTTTTGGCCTCTTCACCACGACCATCTTTGCAAATGCGGGACAAGTGGTGACCGGTAACCCCACACCTCACTTCCTGTCGGTGTGTCGCCCCAACTACACGGCCCTGGGTTGCCCACCACCGTCTCCTGACCGGCCAGGGCCTGACCGCTTTGTCACCGACCAGAGCGCCTGTGCAGGCAGTCCCAGCTTGGTGGCCGCCGCACGCCGCGCCTTCCCCTGCAAGGATGCGGCCCTGTGCGCCTATGCGGTCACCTATACAGCG ATGTACGTGACCCTAGTGTTTCGCGTGAAGGGCTCTCGCCTAGTGAAACCTTCCCTCTGCCTGGCCCTGCTGTGCCCCGCCTTCCTGGTGGGCGTGGTCCGCGTGGCAGAGTATCGTAACCATTGGTCGGACGTGCTGGCTGGCTTTCTGACTGGAGCAGCCATCGCCACCTTTTTG GTCACCTGTGTTGTGCACAATTTCCAGAGCCGACCCCTCTCTGGTCGAAGGCTCTCCCCCTGGGAGGACCTCAGCCAGGCCCCCACCATGGACAGCCCCCTCGAAAA GAACCCGAGACCTGCAGGCCGCATTCGACACCGGCACGGCTCACCCCATCCA AGCCGCAGAACTGTGCCCGCCGTGGCCACCTGA
- the Plppr2 gene encoding phospholipid phosphatase-related protein type 2 isoform X1 codes for MAGGRPHLKRSFSIIPCFVFVESVLLGIVILLAYRLEFTDTFPVHTQGFFCYDSAYAKPYPGPEAASRAPPALIYALVTAGPTLTILLGELARAFFPAPPSASPVSGESTIVSGACCRFSPPLRRLVRFLGVYSFGLFTTTIFANAGQVVTGNPTPHFLSVCRPNYTALGCPPPSPDRPGPDRFVTDQSACAGSPSLVAAARRAFPCKDAALCAYAVTYTAMYVTLVFRVKGSRLVKPSLCLALLCPAFLVGVVRVAEYRNHWSDVLAGFLTGAAIATFLVTCVVHNFQSRPLSGRRLSPWEDLSQAPTMDSPLEKLSVAQEPETCRPHSTPARLTPSKPQNCARRGHLIPSCVSSRAPAMCSSPRVPRPRLRSEPTPLPLPLPLPAPTPSQGPSPSSPGPGGPGGGGGRGRKLLLPTPLLRDLYTLSGLHPSPFHRDNFSPYLFASRDHLL; via the exons ATGGCTGGAGGGAGACCTCACCTGAAGCGGAGTTTCTCCATCATCCCCTGCTTCGTCTTCGTGGAG TCTGTGTTGCTGGGCATCGTCATCCTTCTTGCGTACCGCCTGGAGTTCACGGACACCTTCCCCGTGCACACGCAGGGCTTCTTCTGCTACGACAGCGCTTATGCCAAGCCGTACCCTGGGCCCGAGGCTGCCAGCCGAGCACCCCCCGCCCTCATCTATGCCCTGGTCACTGCTGGGCCCACCCTCACG ATCCTTCTGGGGGAACTGGCCCGTGCCTTCTTCCCTGCGCCACCCTCCGCCAGTCCTGTCAGTGGGGAGAGCACCATTGTGTCCGGGGCCTGCTGCCGCTTCAGTCCCCCACTGCGGAGGCTGGTCCGTTTCCTGG GGGTGTACTCTTTTGGCCTCTTCACCACGACCATCTTTGCAAATGCGGGACAAGTGGTGACCGGTAACCCCACACCTCACTTCCTGTCGGTGTGTCGCCCCAACTACACGGCCCTGGGTTGCCCACCACCGTCTCCTGACCGGCCAGGGCCTGACCGCTTTGTCACCGACCAGAGCGCCTGTGCAGGCAGTCCCAGCTTGGTGGCCGCCGCACGCCGCGCCTTCCCCTGCAAGGATGCGGCCCTGTGCGCCTATGCGGTCACCTATACAGCG ATGTACGTGACCCTAGTGTTTCGCGTGAAGGGCTCTCGCCTAGTGAAACCTTCCCTCTGCCTGGCCCTGCTGTGCCCCGCCTTCCTGGTGGGCGTGGTCCGCGTGGCAGAGTATCGTAACCATTGGTCGGACGTGCTGGCTGGCTTTCTGACTGGAGCAGCCATCGCCACCTTTTTG GTCACCTGTGTTGTGCACAATTTCCAGAGCCGACCCCTCTCTGGTCGAAGGCTCTCCCCCTGGGAGGACCTCAGCCAGGCCCCCACCATGGACAGCCCCCTCGAAAAGTTAAGTGTGGCCCAG GAACCCGAGACCTGCAGGCCGCATTCGACACCGGCACGGCTCACCCCATCCA AGCCGCAGAACTGTGCCCGCCGTGGCCACCTGATTCCCAGCTGTGTGTCCTCCAGGGCACCAGCGATGTGCTCCTCGCCCCGTGTGCCCCGCCCTCGACTGAGGTCTGAGCCAACACCCCTGCCTCTGCCGCTGCCCCTTCCTGCACCGACTCCCAGCCAGGGTCCCTCGCCTTCCTCCCCTGGACCCGGGGGCCCAGGTGGGGGAGGTGGGCGGGGCCGGAAGCTGCTGCTCCCCACGCCCCTGCTACGGGACCTGTACACCCTCAGTGGACTCCATCCCTCCCCTTTCCACCGTGACAACTTCAGCCCCTATCTGTTTGCCAGCCGCGACCACCTGCTGTGA
- the Plppr2 gene encoding phospholipid phosphatase-related protein type 2 isoform X2, which translates to MQSVLLGIVILLAYRLEFTDTFPVHTQGFFCYDSAYAKPYPGPEAASRAPPALIYALVTAGPTLTILLGELARAFFPAPPSASPVSGESTIVSGACCRFSPPLRRLVRFLGVYSFGLFTTTIFANAGQVVTGNPTPHFLSVCRPNYTALGCPPPSPDRPGPDRFVTDQSACAGSPSLVAAARRAFPCKDAALCAYAVTYTAMYVTLVFRVKGSRLVKPSLCLALLCPAFLVGVVRVAEYRNHWSDVLAGFLTGAAIATFLVTCVVHNFQSRPLSGRRLSPWEDLSQAPTMDSPLEKLSVAQEPETCRPHSTPARLTPSKPQNCARRGHLIPSCVSSRAPAMCSSPRVPRPRLRSEPTPLPLPLPLPAPTPSQGPSPSSPGPGGPGGGGGRGRKLLLPTPLLRDLYTLSGLHPSPFHRDNFSPYLFASRDHLL; encoded by the exons ATGCAGTCTGTGTTGCTGGGCATCGTCATCCTTCTTGCGTACCGCCTGGAGTTCACGGACACCTTCCCCGTGCACACGCAGGGCTTCTTCTGCTACGACAGCGCTTATGCCAAGCCGTACCCTGGGCCCGAGGCTGCCAGCCGAGCACCCCCCGCCCTCATCTATGCCCTGGTCACTGCTGGGCCCACCCTCACG ATCCTTCTGGGGGAACTGGCCCGTGCCTTCTTCCCTGCGCCACCCTCCGCCAGTCCTGTCAGTGGGGAGAGCACCATTGTGTCCGGGGCCTGCTGCCGCTTCAGTCCCCCACTGCGGAGGCTGGTCCGTTTCCTGG GGGTGTACTCTTTTGGCCTCTTCACCACGACCATCTTTGCAAATGCGGGACAAGTGGTGACCGGTAACCCCACACCTCACTTCCTGTCGGTGTGTCGCCCCAACTACACGGCCCTGGGTTGCCCACCACCGTCTCCTGACCGGCCAGGGCCTGACCGCTTTGTCACCGACCAGAGCGCCTGTGCAGGCAGTCCCAGCTTGGTGGCCGCCGCACGCCGCGCCTTCCCCTGCAAGGATGCGGCCCTGTGCGCCTATGCGGTCACCTATACAGCG ATGTACGTGACCCTAGTGTTTCGCGTGAAGGGCTCTCGCCTAGTGAAACCTTCCCTCTGCCTGGCCCTGCTGTGCCCCGCCTTCCTGGTGGGCGTGGTCCGCGTGGCAGAGTATCGTAACCATTGGTCGGACGTGCTGGCTGGCTTTCTGACTGGAGCAGCCATCGCCACCTTTTTG GTCACCTGTGTTGTGCACAATTTCCAGAGCCGACCCCTCTCTGGTCGAAGGCTCTCCCCCTGGGAGGACCTCAGCCAGGCCCCCACCATGGACAGCCCCCTCGAAAAGTTAAGTGTGGCCCAG GAACCCGAGACCTGCAGGCCGCATTCGACACCGGCACGGCTCACCCCATCCA AGCCGCAGAACTGTGCCCGCCGTGGCCACCTGATTCCCAGCTGTGTGTCCTCCAGGGCACCAGCGATGTGCTCCTCGCCCCGTGTGCCCCGCCCTCGACTGAGGTCTGAGCCAACACCCCTGCCTCTGCCGCTGCCCCTTCCTGCACCGACTCCCAGCCAGGGTCCCTCGCCTTCCTCCCCTGGACCCGGGGGCCCAGGTGGGGGAGGTGGGCGGGGCCGGAAGCTGCTGCTCCCCACGCCCCTGCTACGGGACCTGTACACCCTCAGTGGACTCCATCCCTCCCCTTTCCACCGTGACAACTTCAGCCCCTATCTGTTTGCCAGCCGCGACCACCTGCTGTGA